The Chloroflexota bacterium DNA segment GTAGAAGTGCCTTTTGGGGTTTCAGTGCCAACCTGGGTACGCGTCATCGCTTCTGAGCGCAGCGGCGATGAAATTTCGCCGTTGAATAGTTCTTCGGTTGAGGTATTGCTCAGTCCTTGACAAATCGGACAAACCCGGTAGAATTTATATCAGAATTTTGATAATTATTCTGCGAATCCAGACCTCCGATTTTAGCAATTTTGTCACCGTAGAAATTGTTTTGCTGTGACAACTCCGTTTGCTAAAAGTGGTTTTGGCAGAAATCTCGGAGGTCTTTTGGAGTAATATTATGATTTCATATTGCATCTGTATGGGGCGGGGTTCGTAGCGCTACCTTCCTCGTCACAGTATAACGATTTTTTACGGCCAATAGACTGACGAAGGGTAGTCGCGACCCCGCAAGCTCAAAGTATCCAACTTTGCAGCAGCGAGTCCGCTGCCCTTTTCTTTTTGTCTTTTGGCCGTTTTTTTATAGGAATGAGTGATTAGGAGACAGGTAATCAGATTGTTGCCTTTTCGCTTTTTGGAGAATAAAACGTGTTTACACAAAAAACTGTACAGGAATCTACCCCCTTGAATGCCCTGGTTCCTGATTACCAAATACTGAAGCCTCAAATTGGTACTATGGAGGGAATGCCGTTAATCCAGGCTGTGGGCAACACCCCGTTGCTGCCTTTGCGCCGCGTTGCCAGCCACATTTCCCCCGATGTCAAAATTTACGCCAAAGCCGAGTGGTTCAACCCTGGTGGCTCGGTCAAAGATCGCCCGGCTTTTAATATCATCCGCTCAGCACTCTTCGAGGGTCATTTGCTGCCAGGAATGCGCCTGCTCGATTCGACATCGGGCAATATGGGCATTGCCTACGCCACTTTCGGCGCGGCGCTGGATATCAAAGTTACGCTGGCGATGCCCAGCAATGCCAGCCCCGAGCGTTTGGCTATTCTGAGGGCGCTGGGCGCCGAAATCGTCTTCACCGACCCGCTGGAAGGCTCTGATGGGGCTATTCGCGTGGCGCGCCAGATGGCAGCCGAGCAGCCAGCGATATACTTCTACGCCAATCAATACGATAACCCTGCTAACTGGCAGGCGCATTATCACAGCACCGGCCCTGAGATTGTTGCCCAAACCTCGGGCGCAGTCACCCATTTTGTAGCCGGGTTAGGCACATCCGGCACTCTCACCGGGGCGGGCAGCTATCTCAGGGAGTATAATCCCCACATTCAGATCATTGCTGCGCAACCCGATTCCCCCTTCCACGGGCTGGAGGGCCTCAAGCACATGCCCACCGCCATTCAGCCGGGCATCTTTGATTCCGCGATGCCCGATCAAACGCTCGAAATCCCCACCGAGTCAGCCCATGAAATGGTGCGGCGGCTGGCGCGTGAAGAAGGCTATTTTGTAGGCATCTCCTCCGGCGCGGCAGCCGTGGCGGCGCTTAAAGTTGCCGAACAACTTGACTCTGGCATGGTTGTGACCGTCTTTCCCGATGCGGGATACAAATATTTGAGCGATGAAACTTTATGGATTGAAAGTTAAAGGTTGCAGATTCAACCTTCAACTTTCAACCTCTAACCAGTAATTAATATGACACTAGAAATTACAAAAACTCTATTGGATAAAATTGCCGCCCATCTGGAATCGGCCCACCCCGAAGAGGGCGCCGGTTTTCTGTTGGGACGCGCGGACGCGGCCCGGCGCGTGGTGACTGCCATTTTGGCTTTGCCCAACTCCGGGGCGGATGTTGTCCGTCATAACCGCTACTTGCTGACCCCGCAAGATATGCTGCGCGCCGAAGACGAAGCCGAGCGCCTGGGGCTGGATATAATCGGTGTATTTCACTCGCACCCCGAC contains these protein-coding regions:
- a CDS encoding cysteine synthase family protein; this encodes MEGMPLIQAVGNTPLLPLRRVASHISPDVKIYAKAEWFNPGGSVKDRPAFNIIRSALFEGHLLPGMRLLDSTSGNMGIAYATFGAALDIKVTLAMPSNASPERLAILRALGAEIVFTDPLEGSDGAIRVARQMAAEQPAIYFYANQYDNPANWQAHYHSTGPEIVAQTSGAVTHFVAGLGTSGTLTGAGSYLREYNPHIQIIAAQPDSPFHGLEGLKHMPTAIQPGIFDSAMPDQTLEIPTESAHEMVRRLAREEGYFVGISSGAAAVAALKVAEQLDSGMVVTVFPDAGYKYLSDETLWIES
- a CDS encoding M67 family metallopeptidase — its product is MTLEITKTLLDKIAAHLESAHPEEGAGFLLGRADAARRVVTAILALPNSGADVVRHNRYLLTPQDMLRAEDEAERLGLDIIGVFHSHPDCPNVPSEFDREWAMPWFSYIITRVDAGRAVSSRSWRLSDDRSHFSEEEILGSMGTEGVYPDVGVK